The DNA region TGATCAGAAAACGACCGTTCTCTAGCTGGACTTGGTTTAGTGTTTTTGGGTTGAGAGTCTGGATTCAAAATTATTAAAAAACCAGGAGCTTTCCAGATATATTGAGAATCCTTCTTGATAAGCCCAAAAACTCGTATTGACGCTGAAAATTTGCGTGATACATTATCAATACTGCTGTTTATTGCAAACGCCGGATTTATTACAAGGAGAGGCGAACATGGCTGAGATTCAAGCTCCGATTCATCCTTTCGACCAGATTAGCGATAATCCGGTTCTCTTAGACCATTCTGTCACCAGCCCAATTTGTGAGGGCATGAATATTGCTCTTGCTAGCTTTCAGGCTCTTTATTTGCAGTATCAAAAACATCATTTTGTAGTAGAAGGTTCGGAGTTTTATTCGCTCCATGAGTTCTTCTCAGAAAGCTACGATCAGGTTCAAGGATATGTTCACAAAATTGGAGAACGGCTGAATGGGTTAGGAGGAGTTCCTGCTACCAGTTTTACCAAGTTAGCCGAATTGTGTTGTTTTGCACCTGAACCTGATGGAGTTTATACTTCCCGGCAAATGGTTGAGCATGACTTACAGGCCGAACAAGCAATAATCAACGTTTTGCGTCGGCAAGCAGGTCAGGCCGAGAGCTTGGGCGATCGCGCTACTCGCTACCTGTATGAGCAAATTCTTTTGGAAACGGAAGATCGGGCTTTCCATCTAGCTCACTTCCTGGCTCACGACAGTTTAACGCTGGGCTTTGTCCATAGCTCAATTAATTAGAAGACAGACAGTATCGGGCAGTCCGCCGATGGTAAAAGTTGTGGCTGCTCCTTGTCTTACTTCAATGGTCTTGTAGAGGCAAGATAATTGCGTCTCTACAAGGCTGTTTCGTAAAAGGGTTGACAGAGTTATGTAGGATCGAGCCATAGGATGAGTAATGGATGTTTGGCTTGGCCTCACGAACTACATTGAATTTTCCCCTCTGTTACTTTCTGGTTTTTCATGGCAGTTCTGACCCGCGATCGCAGGCGGCGGCAGAAGCACTGACAGCGGAATTTAGCCAGAAAGTTGTCTACAGTTGCCAGGTTCCGCAAGCGCTGGGTGCAACGCTCAAACAGGTAGCACTGGAAGCTCCTCTGACCAGTTGCACGGCTTCTCTAGCGACTGCGATTCATGCCGATGCAGAACAACCGGTTGTCCAGGCTGTTTATCTGGAATGTCAGCCCTTACCCCTGCATCAACAGATTGCTACCCAATTGCAAAAACTGCAGCTTCCGCCTCATGTAGCTCCTATCCGGTGTGTGATCCTACCTGTGTTTTTGCTGCAGGGAGTGCATGTCATGGAAGACATTCCTGCCGAACTCTCTCTGGTGCAACCCTTGCTGGGAACATCGGTACAAATGACTCTCACACCGCATCTCGGTTCCCATCCAGGTTTGCACCGCATTATTACCGAGCAAATGGCAACGGTTCCGGCAGAGGTCTGGGTGCTGCTGGCTCATGGGAGTCGTCGTCCTGGTGCGAATCACCCCCTGGAAGCCCTGGCTGAGGCGTTAGGGGCAGTCGTTGCTTACTGGTCTATGCCTCCCGATCTGGAGTCCTGCTTAACGGATCTGGTGAGTCAGGGATTTACCCAGATCGGCATCGCACCATTTTTTCTGTTTCCAGGAGCCATTACTGATGCGATCGCAGCCACCATTCACCAGTTTTCCTTACATACCCCTGCCGTCAAACTCACTCTGATTCAGCCATTAAACACCTGTCCAGAATTAACCGACTTGTTACTGGATTTAATTCACAAATGACGGATGACCATACCTCTTCTGCTTTCCACCTTCTACCTTCCTTGTCTGCAACAGTCTATGAAACAAACTGGCAAAGTCTATCTCGTTGGTGCAGGGCCTGGGGATCCGGGCTTAATGACGCTGAAAGGAAAAACGTTATTAGAATGTGCGGATGTCGTTGTCTATGATGCGCTGGTGAGTCCGCAAATTCTTGCCATGATTAATCCCCAGGCGGAACAGATTAATGCCGGGAAGCGGAAGGGGATGCATTCCCTGTATCAGGAAGACATTACGCAGTTATTGATTGAAAAGGCCAGGGAAACGGCGATCGTGGTGCGGCTGAAAGGCGGCGATCCATTTATTTTTGGTCGGGGTGGCGAAGAAATGGAGGGCCTGGTTGCAGTGGGCATTCCAGTTGAGGTGGTACCGGGAATTACCTCTGGAATTGCGGCTCCAGCTTATGCAGGCATTCCTTTAACCCATCGGGCCTATAGCTCCTCGGTGACGTTTGTAACTGGTCATGAAGGGGCAGGCAAGTATCGACCAGCGGTGAACTGGCCGGCGATCGCCCACGGTTCTGAAACGATCGTCATTTACATGGGAATTCACAATCTACCGTATATCGTGGAGCAGTTGACTACCGCTGGATTGAGTGCTCAAACTCCCGTAGCCCTGGTTCGTTGGGGGACTCGTCCGGAGCAGGAAGAACTGAGCGGCACCCTGGAGACGATCGTGCAGCGGGTAGAAGAAACTGGCTTTGAAGCGCCAGCGATCGTCGTGATTGGTGCGGTTGTGAATCTGCATGATCTGCTATCTGGTTGCCGTCCTACAGGTTTATAGTTCAGTCAACCCGATCTCCACGACGATTCCCTCACTGAATCTCCTTACCCCCGGCAGCATCCTACCACTTCAGGAATGCTCCCTTTCTGTGTGCCCAGCTTTTCAATTCTGGGCAGAGCTTAATCTTTGCCCGCTGCTTTCTGCCTTTTACCTTTTGCCTGATTAGTCTGCTCTGTTTTGCTTTCCAGTTGCAGCAGCCAAACCATTAAGGCAACCACGGCGATCTGAATAGCAAAATTGGGTAATGCTTCGGTTACATCTCGGCCTGCCAGCAGTTGAGTGAGGAAGATAAACGCGCCAATCGAACCAGACGCAGCAAAGGAAATGTAAATGAATCGGCGTAGTCCTCGATAGGGGGCAGCGGCTTCTGCACGAAGATGGGCGTATTTTTTTGGATCACGCTGCTGCAAAGGTGGAGGAATGCGATCGCTCTCAGATTTTACTGCGTTAGAAGAATTAGGTGGCCGATCGGTCATATTCCCTGATAGGACTCATCACTGCTATCCTGCCATATTTAGGATTGAGAGTTAAATTGAGTATGCTGGAGTTCTGTCTAGCTAACTTACCTTCTTGATGACTATGAGTTTATTAGGAAATATCATTTGGCTGATCTTCGGTGGCTTCATGACGGGGCTAGGTTATATTATCGGTGGCCTGGGTATTTGTCTCACGATCATCGGTATTCCGTTTGGGTTAGCCGCTATCAATCTTGGCATTGCAACATTCATGCCTTTTGGTAAAAAAATCGTCACCAGTCCGAGTGCGGATTCGACTCTGACCTTTATTTTTAATGTAATCTGGTTGGTTTTCTTTGGTTGGGGAATTGCTCTCTCCCATCTGGTTTGGGGACTGATTCTGGCGATTACGATCGTCGGCTTACCCTTTGCCAAACAGCATTTCAAATTAATGGTGCTGGCACTCATGCCCTTTGGCCGTGATTTAGTACGCCCCTAACATCCGAAAATAGACTCAGACATTCTTTACCTCTGGCCGCTCTGTTAGGGAGTTTAGTCCCTCGTTGGTAAAAGCTGGAAAACAAGGTCACATCTTTGACTGTGAGCTGAATATGCAGGAGTCCTTCTAGGTCTTGTATGTCCAGCGCATGTTGCTTACGCCGAATAATAGGTTGGGCAGAACTAAGGGCAACCATTCAAAAGACTTGTTAAGCATTTATACTTAAAAAAGTATAAATGCTTAACAAGTCTTTGTATTTTTTTAATAAAACTCAACAACCCCACTGTTGTGCGATGAGCCTGAGATAAACAGGCTACGAGATATGCCGGTAACCGAGTCGAACGCACCCTCAATCGGCTGAAACAGTGTTGTCACATCGCTACCCGCTACAAAAAACGAGCACACAATTACCTGGTCATGTTAACCATTGCCGCCATTTTGCTGTAGCTCTCAGGTTTTAAAGCACGCCCTAGGGGAGCGATCGTCAACTCTTCAGACAAAATCATTTCACTCTGGTAGCCGTCTGTATCGGGCATCCGATAAATATGCAACTTACGATCGAGTACATCTAACACCCAATACTCTAAAATCCCTTCTAAGTTGAGAGAATTTCTAACGTTGCCAGTGTTCTTCTAGCAGGGCTTTAGCACGGGGACGGTAGAGCAAATAGAACAGGGCTTCGATATAACGCATCATATCTGCCCGGTTTTCTTTGGAGGTGTAGTTCCAGAAGCCGTAGATTTTCGCCAGGGAAAGCAGACGAGTGGTGTGAATTTTCCAGGTGTAGGTACTG from Leptodesmis sichuanensis A121 includes:
- a CDS encoding YccF domain-containing protein — encoded protein: MSLLGNIIWLIFGGFMTGLGYIIGGLGICLTIIGIPFGLAAINLGIATFMPFGKKIVTSPSADSTLTFIFNVIWLVFFGWGIALSHLVWGLILAITIVGLPFAKQHFKLMVLALMPFGRDLVRP
- a CDS encoding sirohydrochlorin chelatase, whose protein sequence is MNFPLCYFLVFHGSSDPRSQAAAEALTAEFSQKVVYSCQVPQALGATLKQVALEAPLTSCTASLATAIHADAEQPVVQAVYLECQPLPLHQQIATQLQKLQLPPHVAPIRCVILPVFLLQGVHVMEDIPAELSLVQPLLGTSVQMTLTPHLGSHPGLHRIITEQMATVPAEVWVLLAHGSRRPGANHPLEALAEALGAVVAYWSMPPDLESCLTDLVSQGFTQIGIAPFFLFPGAITDAIAATIHQFSLHTPAVKLTLIQPLNTCPELTDLLLDLIHK
- a CDS encoding DNA starvation/stress protection protein DpsA encodes the protein MAEIQAPIHPFDQISDNPVLLDHSVTSPICEGMNIALASFQALYLQYQKHHFVVEGSEFYSLHEFFSESYDQVQGYVHKIGERLNGLGGVPATSFTKLAELCCFAPEPDGVYTSRQMVEHDLQAEQAIINVLRRQAGQAESLGDRATRYLYEQILLETEDRAFHLAHFLAHDSLTLGFVHSSIN
- the cobA gene encoding uroporphyrinogen-III C-methyltransferase, with the protein product MTIPLLLSTFYLPCLQQSMKQTGKVYLVGAGPGDPGLMTLKGKTLLECADVVVYDALVSPQILAMINPQAEQINAGKRKGMHSLYQEDITQLLIEKARETAIVVRLKGGDPFIFGRGGEEMEGLVAVGIPVEVVPGITSGIAAPAYAGIPLTHRAYSSSVTFVTGHEGAGKYRPAVNWPAIAHGSETIVIYMGIHNLPYIVEQLTTAGLSAQTPVALVRWGTRPEQEELSGTLETIVQRVEETGFEAPAIVVIGAVVNLHDLLSGCRPTGL
- a CDS encoding DUF3493 domain-containing protein — protein: MTDRPPNSSNAVKSESDRIPPPLQQRDPKKYAHLRAEAAAPYRGLRRFIYISFAASGSIGAFIFLTQLLAGRDVTEALPNFAIQIAVVALMVWLLQLESKTEQTNQAKGKRQKAAGKD